TAGGGCTTATCTTACTATTGATAAGGCCAATACCAAAATTAACTGCAGGAGACGAGCCTCCGCCGATTAGATTGGGTTGGTAATAAAAATCACACACATGTCACTTAGTAACTATggccaataaatgttttgattttagcctcttattattataaaacgTAATTTCGTATCCCAATTTACAATAAACTTCCTCTTTAAAATGGGCTTATCGTCTAATAAGCCATTTTCATCGGCAAGCTTCCCAATTTTTTTCCGCTCTTCATATGTGGCTCCCTCTTAGTTTTGGAGCCATATGTATAGTATGCAGCTGGCTTGTGCTCCCCATCTGGACTCTCTTACACTCCGCTCTCTTTTCTATATACACTTTCTGTGTGTATGCTATTTACGTGCTATCAGTGGCCGCCGTTGAAAACGGCAAGCCGACCTTTCTATTCCCTAACAACTGTTTCTCTGAACTTGTATTAAAATTCAGTTAGATCTTACGAGTGATAACCAAAgagaaataaaaggaaaaactgtATGTCTATAAATGTCTATAATACTTTTAatcttttataaaaaatagccatctatatttattattatttatgtattattttttaaatggaattaatGAATTATAAGAACTGTATGAATATTTTACCTGTGTATCCTTAATTTAACGATTCAAATTGGGTTTCCAGTGATCAGATGAATAGTTCATTAATAAATCTTAATTAGGATCATATTAACGCTTATATCTCATAGTTATGCTCTAAGCAACCCATccaaatgcacacacactctgaAAGGGTATATCCGGTAGTGACGTTTCGCTGGCTTTCCTCCGCCGTCGTCGTGGCCGTGGACTAAAGCCAAAAGTAGTCTCTTTAGATCAGCCGTCGACCGCGGTTCGTTGTTTGTGTGCCAGAGTTTGTCGATTTGTTGTAAGTGAAAGTGCATTTCTAGAGTTCTTGGTGAAGCTACACAAATGTTTGAGGTCAATGGCGGCGTTAAGGACACACCTGAAAGTCATTTAGATCGCTCTGTTATGGAAGATTAAAAGAGATATACGTATACTTTGCTATAGATACTCTGTTTACTTATACTCTATGCGTTGATATATATTCAGTTAATCGGATGCTACGCGAAGAcattccaaaaataaataagggGCACGTGTCGATGTATTAGATCTGCCGgtagaaataatattttgtggtTCTGGTTCTATACATTTTTCCATAACacatttgtataatttttgtGGAGCAAACAGGTTATCAGCTagtcaaattcaaaataaCAACCAGACACCAcaaccacaaaaacaaatacacgCATAATCAGAGTGACAAGTTTTTGATAGTGATTTTTTATGCAACAAGCCCCCGAACAAACCACTAGAAACAAAACGGGGTCACTGATTCGACCTTCCCATAGAAGCAAAGACCCTTGGTTCTGCTAAATTCTACTAAATTGgtaattgtttttactttaaTGGATCCCCACAGGAACCGCAACATTTAGAGAGCGTACTATACCAACATATAATCAATAATGGCGGTCAGTAGCGGTGATTGTAAGTGAAGTAGCCTCCTCCTTCCTGCTTCCTGTTCCTTCAATGCTGCCCAGCTTCTTTTACCCCAATAGACCTTTCTCCCAATATTTTTCCCGCCTGCACCGCCCAAACTCGTTCCACTAACCAGATATTTTTTTAACCAGTTGCTGAACTCCAAAATGATAACCATGCTTCACCGCCATGCCTTCAGTTGTGTACCCCGTGCTGAATCCTAAATCATTTCCAGTACCTATAGatgttatttatatgtttgaGTTTTCTTTAGTTATGGCCAAGTAATATTACTGATATGTATGTGTGGCTCTGCATTTAATCGATTTAATTTAATCCTATGCTAAACCCCTCCCAATCCAGCAAAATAATATCACCCCTTTTCAAATCTGGTTAGCAGTTTAGTTACTAAACCTTCTTTTTTCACATATAATAGCCAAAATGAGCCAACAGGGACCAGCTTTTGACTCCAATGCGATGACGCTCACGCGATTCGtgctgcaggagcagcgaAAGTTCAAGAGTGCCACTGGCGATCTCTCCCAACTGCTAAACTCCATCCAGACTGCCATCAAGGCTACATCATCTGCGGTCCGGAAGGCCGGCATCGCCAAGCTCCATGGATTCGCTGGTGATGTGAATGTCCAGGGCGAGGAAGTCAAGAAACTGGACGTGCTCTCCAACGAGCTGTTCATCAACATGCTGAAATCATCCTATACCACATGTCTAATGGTTTCCGAGGAGAACGAGAATGTGATCGAGGTGGAAGTGGAGAAACAGGTAAAGTTCTATTAGGGTCTTTAAACATTGGTATGAGTGTGTGAATTAGCTTGCAGCTAATAGGCTCTATCATTGAGAAGCCTTCTAGTTAGATATGGTGGTTATAATTTCTTATACTTCGTAGCAATTCATTTTTTggaaacaataaattattCGTTCCTTCTCCTACAGGGAAAATACATCGTGTGTTTCGATCCCCTGGATGGATCCTCCAACATAGACTGTTTGGTGTCGATCGGTTCGATCTTCGCCATTTACCGCAAGAAAAGCGATGGTCCGCCCACAGTGGAGGATGCCCTTCAACCTGGAAATCAGCTGGTGGCCGCCGGATACGCGCTGTACGGCTCGGCCACAGCAATAGTCCTGGGTCTGGGTTCCGGAGTGAATGGCTTCACTTACGACCCAGCCATCGGAGAGTTCGTCCTGACCGATCCCAACATGCGGGTGCCTGAGAAGGGAAAGATTTACTCGATCAACGAGGGTTATGCCGCGGATTGGGAGGACGGTGTGTTCAACTACATTGCGGCCAAGAAGGACCCTGCCAAAGGAAAGCCCTACGGAGCGCGGTACGTAGGATCCATGGTCGCAGATGTGCATCGTACCATCAAATACGGTGGCATCTTCATCTATCCGGCTACGAAATCCGCTCCCAGCGGAAAACTCCGTCTTCTATACGAGTGTGTACCTATGGCCTATCTGATGATTCTGGCTGGAGGCCTGGCCAGCGACGGAAAGATTAGCATTTTGGACATTGTGCCCAAGAAGATTCACGAGCGCAGCCCCATTTTCCTAGGATCCAAGGCCGACGTGGAGGAGGCGCTCAGCTACTTAAAGTGATTGTAACTACAGTGATGTATCAATAAAagtgtatattttttactaAGAAATGCAAGTCCTTGAGCCGTACTGACCCTAAACTTATGCTTAACAAATTGCCAAACCTATTTCCAACGTGACTGCATAATTCACTACTAGTTCTAGCTGCATTTCGGGGTGGAATTGTTATCGCTCTCGGCCTTATGGCTAAGATCTTAGGATCAGGCAGTTCACCCTGCCAAGTGGAGCTCCCTCCAATTAAACAATActtaaaaataagaataaatgATTGAAATAccaatataataaatataataaaataaaaaaaaaattggaaacaatagtaagcaaattaaaacatgGAAACAAGaataaaagttgaaaaaaaaacaattaataaaaaaaaacactaaacGCTAACCCGGCTTGCCCCAGAGGCAGGCAATCATTCATTGGCCGTATTATGGCTCATTTCCTATATCTGTTCTTATCAGCTTAACAGCTGATAGTTCCTCCACTGGAGGAAAACTAATGTTAAACTGATTTTTGGAATCAGACGGAGTGCTAGGGGCTTGCTCCACCTCTGTCGCGGGTTGGCCCGGTATTGCAGTACCGCCGGGATTTCGGCCCAACTGAATAATGAATATTAACATTACAAAGCTCCCTTATTGTGCGAATGGCTGCATGTTTGACGTTACCAACAATCTCGACCTGTTACTTGCAAATTCGGACGATAGGATAGGATCTTCTAAAACAAACGTAATATCTAActatgcatataaataaacatcCTGTTAAAACAATcactttttttaaaattattttaattgaataaagcAGCTAACAGAAGTAATGTCACACCTCACACAACTTTTAAAccacaaatttatttacaaaatcaatCTAAAAGGCATTCGCCTTGTGCTTGGGTACAAAAGTAAAGCATTCTGGTACACGACCCAGCAGCGATTCACTAAGCTTCACCCAGTCAGCTGCATTGCCGGAACTCATGAGGGTCTCCATTTCGTCGCGTCCGCGGTACTTTTGCGGACGAGCGTTGATCTTTTGCGGCGGAGCCGTCTGCAAGGCCTCGGGTATGTATCGGTACAGAAAAGACTGCCATTCGAGGAGGAATCGGCGAGTGGTCTCCACACCCTTAGTGTCAGAGCCCCAGTGCTCCAGACCGTAGTTGCAGAACTTTTGCAGTATCTCATAACGTTGTCCGGACGATGGAGACCAGGAATTTTTCTCTTTTATCTCTTGGAATATCCAGGGCTTTATTAACGCTCCGCGACCAATCATTACGGAGCTAACGTGTGGTGCCAGCGTCCTACGCTCAATGTAATCCTCGTAGCTGAGTATATCGCCATTGCCGATCACCGGCATGCGCTTTGCCTTGGCAGCACACTCCTCGATGTAAGCCCAGTTGGCGTGTTTAGTGTAGCGCTGCTCCCTGGATCGCCCGTGCAGAGTCACTGCTGAGGCACCCCACTCTTCAACCAGTGGCAAAAGTTCGTGCGCTACGCTTTTATCTGCATAGATGCCGGTGCGCATCTTCACGGTGAAGGGCAGGCGATTCGACAAGGCTGCACAACTGCGCACTGTCAGTTCTAAGATATTGGTTCTTCGCATCAACGCACTGCCTCCGCCTTGCTGGTAAATCAGATCTATCGGGCAACCAATATTAAGATCAATGAAATCCACTTGGGCCGTCTCATAAATAACCTGCGCCGCCTGGTTAATCATGTTCGGATTATTTCCGCATAGCTGGACTCCAAAGATGTCTTCGCTCTGGTGTCGCTTGGTCAGGGCCCACTCCTGGCCCATACCCTTCAAAAGAGGCTGAGCACATGCCATCTCGCCACAGGTGATGTCTGCACCGAACTCTTTGCAGATCCTCCGAAAGGGCAAATTGCCCAGCGTTGTAAGTGGTGACAGCACGAGTTTCTCGCGGAAATTAACGGCGGGCTTCTGATCAGCATCTCTGCCGATAGCGGACTCATCAATTACACAACCAACGCCAGTTGGTTTACTTGTAGAATCCGTCAGTTGTTCTGCATCTAGCATTTCGACGGTGTCACTAGGTTGTTTTTCTCCTGGAGTGGAGCTTACTGTCCCTTCAGACTgattcttttccttttcctgttGTTCTTTTAGTTTTCGCGCATCTCTTAGCTGTTCAGCCATTTTGATAAGCTCCTTGCTGCGACTAAAGTCATAATCATGTTTTCGCAGACGCACTTGGAGTTCTGAAAAAAGGTTTAGTTAATGAGTTTATCAAAGTACTTTAGTTATTGGTTCTAATCCTGTAGCAATCTAAGAGTTAGCTGCAGGAGAATTTCGCACCTGAACTGACGCCATTGCACGTGGTTGGATTAGCGTTTTCATCGTAGTCCTCTCTTTTGAGGTTCCTGCCCTGTTCATTTGTGTGGGCCTTTGCAAAGCGACAACTAACCCCGCGGGCACAATAGCCCTTGGTGGTGTACACATAGCATTCGAGGCCCAAGTCCTCACCCTTGGCGGCCAAGTAGGCATCCAAATCGTGGACATAGCGACAGTTGGCAAGGGAACAAGGTTCTCCACCGGTTCCGTCGATCAACGAGTGGCACAGATGCGAGTACCGCTCGTCCTTAAAAACTGGGCGGTTCTGAAAATacaataatttgtataatattcaaattttttaatacaaatatacacTAACTTTGTTTTGTCCACGTTTGCGTTCCTTTTTATCCCATTTCTTTTTTCCGCCGTCTTTCACATCTTCGGCGTCCTCgcgttttcttttgtttttatcgcTGTTTTCAGTGTTAACTGCTGCACTGCTGCCATCGGTTTCAGTTACCAGGTATCTAAAGGATatcaaaagcaaattaaaccaatcaaatatttgtgaATGGATGTACTTACTCTGGTTTGATGTAACAAATACCGGAATCCATTTCACAATAAACAACCGCACGTGTTGGACTGCGTCTTCTTCTACCTTGTTTCTGTCAATCAGCTGCTTGTAATTTATCGATAGATACAACGATAGTGGTCGCGTTTAGCATATCTGTGGATTGCACGGATTTCAAAGGATTTCATGaattcttaaataaatatatgatttGGAGAGAATTTTTGAGTTCTCCTCAGACcttcaatttgtaatttaaaagcctttttaagcaaattaagTGGACATCGATATATTCCCCCTCCTGGTCACAGTAAAAGTCACTTTTTGCGGATCTGCTC
This sequence is a window from Drosophila teissieri strain GT53w chromosome 2R, Prin_Dtei_1.1, whole genome shotgun sequence. Protein-coding genes within it:
- the LOC122613053 gene encoding fructose-1,6-bisphosphatase 1 isoform X1 → MAVSSGDSKMSQQGPAFDSNAMTLTRFVLQEQRKFKSATGDLSQLLNSIQTAIKATSSAVRKAGIAKLHGFAGDVNVQGEEVKKLDVLSNELFINMLKSSYTTCLMVSEENENVIEVEVEKQGKYIVCFDPLDGSSNIDCLVSIGSIFAIYRKKSDGPPTVEDALQPGNQLVAAGYALYGSATAIVLGLGSGVNGFTYDPAIGEFVLTDPNMRVPEKGKIYSINEGYAADWEDGVFNYIAAKKDPAKGKPYGARYVGSMVADVHRTIKYGGIFIYPATKSAPSGKLRLLYECVPMAYLMILAGGLASDGKISILDIVPKKIHERSPIFLGSKADVEEALSYLK
- the LOC122613053 gene encoding fructose-1,6-bisphosphatase 1 isoform X2, giving the protein MSQQGPAFDSNAMTLTRFVLQEQRKFKSATGDLSQLLNSIQTAIKATSSAVRKAGIAKLHGFAGDVNVQGEEVKKLDVLSNELFINMLKSSYTTCLMVSEENENVIEVEVEKQGKYIVCFDPLDGSSNIDCLVSIGSIFAIYRKKSDGPPTVEDALQPGNQLVAAGYALYGSATAIVLGLGSGVNGFTYDPAIGEFVLTDPNMRVPEKGKIYSINEGYAADWEDGVFNYIAAKKDPAKGKPYGARYVGSMVADVHRTIKYGGIFIYPATKSAPSGKLRLLYECVPMAYLMILAGGLASDGKISILDIVPKKIHERSPIFLGSKADVEEALSYLK
- the LOC122612741 gene encoding tRNA-dihydrouridine(47) synthase [NAD(P)(+)]-like, yielding MDSGICYIKPEYLVTETDGSSAAVNTENSDKNKRKREDAEDVKDGGKKKWDKKERKRGQNKNRPVFKDERYSHLCHSLIDGTGGEPCSLANCRYVHDLDAYLAAKGEDLGLECYVYTTKGYCARGVSCRFAKAHTNEQGRNLKREDYDENANPTTCNGVSSELQVRLRKHDYDFSRSKELIKMAEQLRDARKLKEQQEKEKNQSEGTVSSTPGEKQPSDTVEMLDAEQLTDSTSKPTGVGCVIDESAIGRDADQKPAVNFREKLVLSPLTTLGNLPFRRICKEFGADITCGEMACAQPLLKGMGQEWALTKRHQSEDIFGVQLCGNNPNMINQAAQVIYETAQVDFIDLNIGCPIDLIYQQGGGSALMRRTNILELTVRSCAALSNRLPFTVKMRTGIYADKSVAHELLPLVEEWGASAVTLHGRSREQRYTKHANWAYIEECAAKAKRMPVIGNGDILSYEDYIERRTLAPHVSSVMIGRGALIKPWIFQEIKEKNSWSPSSGQRYEILQKFCNYGLEHWGSDTKGVETTRRFLLEWQSFLYRYIPEALQTAPPQKINARPQKYRGRDEMETLMSSGNAADWVKLSESLLGRVPECFTFVPKHKANAF